The proteins below come from a single Cylindrospermopsis raciborskii Cr2010 genomic window:
- the hisA gene encoding 1-(5-phosphoribosyl)-5-[(5-phosphoribosylamino)methylideneamino]imidazole-4-carboxamide isomerase, producing the protein MEVIPAIDLLEGRCVRLYKGDYAQSQVYSHNPVETAKMWADQGATRLHLVDLDGAKAGRVVNLSAIEAITNAVSIPIEVGGGIRDRSSVIQLFSLGVQWAILGTVAVEQPDLVQGLCEQFPHQIMVGIDARNGLVAIRGWLETSQILAPQLATQMQELGAAAIIYTDINRDGTLQGPNLEALRGLTSAISIPVIASGGVGSVTDLLTLLSLEHQGVTGVIVGKALYTGDISLPEALRAIGPGRIQDIPPTLDFSSFA; encoded by the coding sequence ATGGAAGTTATCCCAGCAATAGATCTATTAGAGGGGCGTTGTGTAAGACTCTATAAGGGTGACTATGCACAATCCCAGGTTTACAGCCATAACCCTGTAGAAACCGCTAAAATGTGGGCAGACCAGGGAGCAACAAGACTACATTTGGTAGATCTAGATGGAGCAAAAGCTGGTAGAGTAGTTAATCTATCTGCTATAGAGGCTATTACCAATGCTGTTTCCATACCTATTGAGGTTGGCGGAGGAATACGCGACAGATCCAGCGTTATACAGTTATTTAGTCTTGGGGTACAGTGGGCAATTCTGGGGACTGTAGCAGTAGAGCAACCAGATTTGGTTCAAGGACTGTGTGAACAATTCCCCCACCAAATTATGGTTGGCATTGATGCGCGGAATGGTCTAGTTGCTATCAGGGGTTGGTTAGAAACTTCTCAAATTTTGGCCCCCCAACTAGCAACCCAAATGCAGGAATTGGGTGCCGCAGCTATTATTTATACTGATATAAACCGTGATGGTACACTTCAGGGACCAAACTTGGAAGCATTAAGAGGGTTGACATCTGCCATTTCCATACCCGTGATTGCATCTGGGGGTGTGGGTTCTGTTACTGACCTATTAACCTTATTATCTTTAGAACATCAGGGGGTTACAGGAGTAATTGTCGGTAAAGCCCTATATACTGGAGATATTAGTTTACCAGAAGCATTGCGGGCTATAGGTCCTGGAAGAATTCAGGATATTCCACCCACTTTGGATTTCTCTAGTTTTGCCTGA
- a CDS encoding winged helix-turn-helix domain-containing protein yields MYTTELPRYSNNSIEPVSRVLIVEDEELIREMLVVALEGEGYEVMTAKDGRCAVELIRNLETQPGELSFDLLVLDLMLPQINGLDICRLLRHQGNSIPILILSAKGSETDRVLGLEVGADDYLTKPFSVREMVARCRALLRRQRFSNLPLIPTLKHKDISLNPQECRVLVRGREVSLSPKEFRLLELFMSYARRVWSREQLLDQVWGPDFVGDSKTVDVHIRWLREKLELDPSHPEYIVTVRGFGYRFG; encoded by the coding sequence ATGTATACTACTGAATTGCCTAGATACTCCAACAACTCTATTGAACCAGTTAGTCGCGTTTTAATAGTGGAAGACGAAGAACTGATCCGAGAGATGCTTGTAGTAGCCTTAGAGGGTGAAGGTTATGAAGTTATGACTGCTAAAGATGGTCGTTGTGCTGTGGAACTAATCAGAAATTTAGAGACCCAACCCGGTGAGTTATCATTCGATCTGCTTGTGCTAGACTTGATGTTGCCACAAATTAACGGGTTAGATATTTGTCGTTTATTACGTCACCAAGGTAATTCCATACCGATTTTAATTCTGAGTGCGAAAGGTAGTGAAACTGACCGAGTGCTAGGCTTGGAGGTAGGGGCGGATGATTATTTAACTAAGCCCTTTAGCGTAAGAGAAATGGTGGCTAGGTGTCGTGCTTTGTTACGTCGTCAGCGGTTTTCCAATTTGCCCTTAATACCCACTTTAAAACATAAAGATATCAGTTTGAATCCTCAGGAATGTCGGGTGTTAGTGAGGGGGAGGGAGGTGAGCTTGTCACCGAAAGAATTCCGGTTACTAGAATTATTTATGAGTTATGCTCGCAGGGTGTGGTCACGGGAACAGTTATTAGACCAGGTTTGGGGTCCTGATTTTGTCGGTGACAGTAAAACAGTGGATGTTCATATTCGATGGCTGAGGGAAAAATTAGAGTTAGACCCTAGCCATCCAGAATATATTGTCACAGTCAGGGGTTTTGGCTATAGATTTGGTTGA
- a CDS encoding ATP-binding protein has translation MFLLGFLLGLAIGFGFWLWQQFQLNSHLEQLTQPSNPHAEKILLPLLAGLHRKICTVRDEQQNLRLSLKAYEQLLNAAPLGYLQVDEENQLLWCNQCAREMLHLQRWQPGQVRLLLELVRSYELDQLIEQTRDWQKPQMQEWIFHPSRDHGQGTLELKPLSLAANSFPLPGGQVGVFLESHQQFVDINQQRDRSFSDLAHELRTPLTSIRLVAETLQTRLDPPLNRWVIRLMQEVDRLINLVQNWLDLTQMEITSSIQLNLEMLEVRSLIFSVWENLEPLAANQHLSISYSGPEKVYICADKSRIYQVFLNLLDNCIKYSNLNGTIFIEMNTVCGEKSINGVAPETGTISNQILEINIIDSGVGFAPVDLPHVFQRFYRGDKARHRESRSENETVEITGSGLGLSIVRQIIIAHGGKIRAMNHPDTGGAWIQIHLPQVVQHDSGYF, from the coding sequence ATGTTCTTATTGGGATTTCTTCTGGGTTTGGCAATCGGTTTTGGTTTTTGGCTTTGGCAACAATTTCAACTTAACAGCCATTTAGAGCAGTTAACCCAACCCTCAAACCCCCACGCTGAAAAGATATTATTGCCCCTATTAGCTGGATTACATCGTAAAATATGTACCGTTAGGGATGAACAACAAAACTTACGCTTGTCACTCAAAGCTTATGAACAGTTGCTGAATGCTGCGCCCTTGGGATATTTACAAGTAGATGAAGAAAATCAACTACTATGGTGTAATCAGTGCGCACGGGAAATGCTACATTTACAAAGATGGCAACCGGGTCAAGTACGGTTACTACTGGAATTAGTGAGATCCTATGAACTGGATCAGTTAATTGAACAAACCCGGGATTGGCAAAAACCGCAAATGCAAGAGTGGATTTTTCACCCTTCCCGAGATCATGGTCAGGGTACCTTAGAATTAAAGCCATTGTCTTTAGCAGCTAACAGTTTTCCTCTACCGGGGGGACAGGTGGGTGTGTTTCTAGAAAGTCATCAACAATTTGTAGACATTAATCAGCAACGTGACCGTTCTTTTTCAGACCTGGCCCATGAATTGAGAACACCTCTGACTTCCATTCGTCTGGTTGCAGAAACCCTGCAAACTCGTTTAGATCCTCCTTTGAACCGTTGGGTCATCCGCTTGATGCAAGAAGTTGACAGACTAATTAATTTAGTCCAAAATTGGTTGGATCTGACCCAGATGGAAATAACCTCCTCCATCCAACTGAATTTGGAAATGCTAGAAGTCCGCTCCCTAATTTTTTCAGTCTGGGAGAATTTAGAGCCCCTAGCCGCTAACCAGCATCTTAGCATTTCCTACTCCGGTCCAGAAAAGGTCTATATATGTGCTGATAAGTCCCGAATTTATCAAGTGTTTCTTAATCTGTTAGATAACTGTATTAAATACAGCAACCTCAACGGTACTATTTTTATTGAAATGAATACAGTTTGTGGAGAGAAGTCTATTAATGGAGTTGCTCCAGAGACAGGTACAATATCAAACCAAATTTTAGAAATTAACATTATTGATTCCGGGGTTGGATTTGCTCCCGTGGATCTACCCCATGTCTTTCAAAGATTTTATCGGGGGGACAAAGCTAGACACCGGGAGTCGCGCTCTGAGAATGAAACAGTAGAAATTACTGGTAGTGGTTTAGGTTTATCCATTGTCCGCCAAATAATTATAGCTCATGGTGGCAAAATCAGGGCCATGAACCATCCTGATACCGGTGGTGCTTGGATACAAATTCATCTTCCCCAGGTGGTTCAACATGATAGCGGATATTTCTGA
- the phoU gene encoding phosphate signaling complex protein PhoU, whose translation MKAVVKYTIFEKPQPIRAIKRLERDVLRMGALVEQSFRLSHQALFNRDLTAAEQIRRLDKKIDRFYRQIEVDCATIMSNQAPTDQESRCLSSFMQLVRDLERIGDYAKDLAEIAMKIFPYPPHPTLGEVAIMSDHAQSMLATSLVALADLDEISGRRIKLLDDTVDDAYKKLYRNLAQQKDVPGVVEPILLLTLAIQCLERMADHATNIGQRVAYIVTGQR comes from the coding sequence ATGAAAGCTGTTGTGAAATATACAATTTTTGAAAAACCTCAGCCTATACGTGCCATTAAAAGACTGGAACGAGATGTTTTACGTATGGGTGCTTTAGTAGAGCAGTCCTTCCGTCTGAGTCACCAAGCTCTATTTAATCGAGATTTAACAGCAGCTGAGCAAATACGCAGATTAGACAAAAAAATTGATCGCTTCTACAGACAAATAGAAGTCGATTGTGCCACAATTATGAGCAATCAAGCTCCCACAGACCAAGAATCTCGTTGTTTAAGCTCATTCATGCAATTGGTTAGAGACTTGGAACGTATTGGGGACTATGCCAAAGATTTGGCAGAAATAGCAATGAAAATATTTCCCTATCCCCCCCATCCTACTTTGGGAGAGGTTGCCATTATGTCCGATCATGCCCAGTCTATGTTAGCTACCAGCTTGGTAGCTTTAGCGGATTTGGATGAAATTAGTGGTAGAAGGATTAAATTATTAGATGACACAGTAGATGATGCTTACAAAAAACTATATCGTAATTTGGCGCAGCAGAAAGACGTTCCCGGGGTAGTGGAGCCCATTCTACTATTAACATTAGCAATTCAGTGTCTAGAGAGAATGGCAGATCATGCTACCAATATTGGTCAAAGGGTAGCATACATTGTCACAGGTCAAAGGTAA
- a CDS encoding autotransporter domain-containing protein produces MFFQYFGINYEHELANESRNITTELVNQPGLTWNTKINTGDRDYLRLKLGMQTKFVNNLSVSLGYETLLGKQNVSDNYINGQIRWQF; encoded by the coding sequence TTGTTTTTTCAGTATTTTGGCATTAATTATGAACATGAACTTGCTAATGAGTCGCGCAATATTACCACTGAACTTGTTAATCAACCCGGGTTAACTTGGAATACAAAAATTAATACTGGCGACCGCGATTATTTACGGTTAAAACTGGGAATGCAAACTAAGTTTGTGAATAATTTATCTGTTAGTTTGGGTTATGAAACCCTGCTGGGTAAACAAAATGTCAGCGATAATTATATTAATGGTCAAATTCGTTGGCAATTTTAA